From the Drosophila simulans strain w501 chromosome 2L, Prin_Dsim_3.1, whole genome shotgun sequence genome, the window GATAATTCGCAAATTCCAGATGTAGCAAATAATTATCGGATCTGAACAAGTGTCACAGCAAAAGTTCCATCTCTAGCAGTATTTGACAAGTCGgcccaaaagaaaaataaaaatgagtgCGATTTCTAATGAAGACATTATTTGGACTATAAAAAACGGAGAGATCGATGCGGTGCAAGCCgcttttcaaaatgatgtgcGTTGCTAATGCTCtctttatttttggaattaattaatataatttgtatacaGGCACAAAAGGTGAATGAAGAAATCAAGGGCCGTTTTCCAGTGCACTATGCAGCAGATTTTGGACAACTGAATGTCCTGAAGTTTCTCATAAGTTTAGGAGCCGATATCAATGTAAGTAGCTCACAATGCCGAATTACTCGGCCGTGAATCATTAATGTTTCGTCAGTTACTGGTTTCATATATTTGTGCACATATATACACGTCTGCTCCACCTACATTTGTTTAGTCATAGTctcaagcaaaacaaatgaaccAGGTGTGCACCCAAGATATGCCGGTCTTCGTATAATAATAGAACTTAATTGTAATTAACTGATATTTATTGCAGAAAAAGGACAAACATGGTATTACCCCCATTCTGGCTGCCATTTGGGAAGGACATACGAGCTGTGTTGAATTACTTCTGAAAGTGGTTCGTGTTTCCTTGTATCTACATATACGCCAAATTAACATGTTTCTATTGCAGGGCGCTGATAAAAATGGTTCTACTCCAGATGGCCAAAGCTACCTTGAGGCGGCGGAAAAAGACGAGATTAAGAAACTCCTTGCATAATATGTACATGTCATTTTAGGATACAAACCTTATGTTTCTGTATCAAGTACACTTTTAAATACAGTCGTGTATAGCTTTTAAAAACGTCAACTATTTATTTCGATGTTTTGGAAAAACTGATACAAAAATAttccacttttatatatataatttatttaatatagaAGCTTTCTTATTTAAGCAAAGTCAGCTGATATCAGCTGATCTTTGCCTTAAAAACTGATATGGAATCTCCCATCTGGAATACCAGGAATATCGATAGGTATTAAAGTGCCGCCACTAGCTTAGAAAACGATATTTTATATTCTCAGCTGTTTATAAAACCGGTGCGTAGAAATTCGCGCACAATGTTTCAACCAGAAAAACATGGGCTTTCGCCCGACTTTCAGCTTACTAAGTTTACCACCCACACCGGGTGAAGTTGCAAAATCCCCCAAAAAGTACTGGAGAAGTACCTAAGGGGAacagaaatagaaaataaGAACAATGATGGATACCTTATCGGTGAGAGATAGTACTATCAGCAGATCTGGGGATTATCCTAATGGGAAATCATATTTTCAGGCTCTGGAATGGACTGTGCAGTCATACCACTCAAGCGGCACAAGGACTATTTGCTTATTCAAACCGTTGACTTCTTCTATCCCATGGTCAATGATCCCGAATTACTGGGCCGTATTGCGCTAGCTAATGTCTTGAGTGATGTCTATGCGGTTGGGGTGACGCAGTTTGATACCGTGGAGATGATCGTCAGCACTTCCACGAGCTTCAGCGAAAAAGAACGCGACGTAGTGATTGGATTGGTGATGAAGGGTTTCCAAAACTCCCTGAAGGCAAATGGCTATCGTAATACCCCGCTGATTATTCGGCAATTGAAGATCAATCCCTGGTGCATTATTGGTGGCATAGCCACATCTGTCTGCCGCAGTGAGGAAATAATACTGTAAGTATTGGCTTGGGatgatatattttaatttatttaaaataccatGCCCATTTAGACCGTCGAACGCGCAGCCCGGCGATGTGTTGGTCCTCACGAAACCTTTGGGTGGCCAAATGGCGATGGATGCCCACCTTTGGCA encodes:
- the LOC6731791 gene encoding selenide, water dikinase 2 gives rise to the protein MFQPEKHGLSPDFQLTKFTTHTGUSCKIPQKVLEKYLRGTEIENKNNDGYLIGSGMDCAVIPLKRHKDYLLIQTVDFFYPMVNDPELLGRIALANVLSDVYAVGVTQFDTVEMIVSTSTSFSEKERDVVIGLVMKGFQNSLKANGYRNTPLIIRQLKINPWCIIGGIATSVCRSEEIILPSNAQPGDVLVLTKPLGGQMAMDAHLWQLNQTEKYKKLLSECSDDDIKETFEIAVKSMTYLNKNAALLMHKYQAHCATDITGFGLLGHANNLAQFQKEKVLFQINKLPIIKNVLKFSTLVGQSTKFRSGRSVETSGGLLICLPADAADKFCRDFEEATNGEQKSFQIGHVTAANESDAVLCEDVEFIEVSL
- the LOC6731790 gene encoding myotrophin, translating into MSAISNEDIIWTIKNGEIDAVQAAFQNDAQKVNEEIKGRFPVHYAADFGQLNVLKFLISLGADINKKDKHGITPILAAIWEGHTSCVELLLKVGADKNGSTPDGQSYLEAAEKDEIKKLLA